One segment of Radiobacillus kanasensis DNA contains the following:
- a CDS encoding Nif3-like dinuclear metal center hexameric protein, whose product MKANEIIQCFEEWAPGYLAYEWDNSGLQIGSLDKEVSKVMVTLDVLENVVDEAIEKRIDFILAHHPMLFSSIKSIDFQSPKGRLIQKLIKHDITVYAAHTNLDVAANGVSEMLAKELDVENTEILFPSEQETLLKLVVYVPNTHVEKVKQALGESGAGHIGNYSDCMFETKGEGQFKPLEGTSPFLGEQGKVERVEETKIETILPANRLRSIIKSLHDAHPYEEVAYDIYRLENQGMKYGAGRIGDLRKEMTLESFSQFIKERLDVPFVRVTGDLKQPIRRVAILGGSGKDFIEEVSKTDADVYVTGDMSFHEAQDALELGLSLIDPGHHVEKVMKQAVKEYFETRITEGVSFLISEANTEPFQFL is encoded by the coding sequence ATGAAGGCTAATGAAATCATACAGTGTTTCGAGGAGTGGGCACCGGGTTACCTTGCTTACGAATGGGATAACAGTGGATTACAGATAGGTTCTCTGGATAAAGAAGTATCGAAAGTAATGGTCACACTAGATGTGCTTGAAAATGTGGTGGATGAAGCTATTGAAAAAAGAATTGACTTCATACTTGCCCATCACCCCATGCTATTTAGTTCTATAAAAAGCATTGACTTTCAATCTCCAAAGGGAAGGTTGATCCAGAAGTTGATCAAGCATGATATTACCGTTTATGCAGCCCATACAAATCTAGACGTCGCAGCTAATGGGGTTAGTGAGATGTTAGCAAAGGAACTAGATGTGGAAAATACAGAGATCCTATTCCCTTCGGAACAGGAAACCCTTTTAAAGCTTGTTGTATATGTGCCTAATACGCATGTTGAGAAGGTTAAACAAGCTTTAGGAGAAAGTGGTGCAGGACACATAGGCAATTACAGTGACTGTATGTTTGAAACGAAAGGGGAAGGACAATTTAAACCACTAGAAGGGACATCACCGTTTCTTGGAGAGCAAGGAAAAGTAGAAAGAGTGGAAGAGACCAAGATAGAAACAATTCTTCCAGCAAATAGGCTCAGATCTATTATAAAGTCATTACATGATGCGCATCCATACGAAGAAGTGGCTTATGATATCTATCGGCTTGAGAATCAAGGTATGAAATATGGGGCTGGCCGAATAGGGGATTTACGAAAGGAAATGACATTAGAATCTTTTTCGCAATTCATCAAAGAGCGTTTAGATGTTCCATTTGTTCGAGTAACTGGGGATTTAAAACAGCCGATAAGAAGAGTTGCGATTTTGGGTGGTAGTGGAAAGGATTTTATCGAGGAAGTCTCTAAAACGGATGCAGATGTTTATGTAACTGGTGATATGTCCTTTCATGAAGCGCAGGATGCATTGGAATTAGGGTTAAGTCTAATCGATCCTGGTCATCACGTCGAAAAGGTAATGAAACAAGCGGTGAAAGAGTATTTCGAAACACGGATCACAGAAGGAGTTTCATTTTTGATTTCAGAGGCTAACACAGAGCCGTTTCAATTCTTATAA
- a CDS encoding tRNA (adenine(22)-N(1))-methyltransferase codes for MAEKQISLRLERIASFLPSATFFADIGSDHAYLPLYVCRQDEKARAIAGEFNEGPFLSAKQNVKEANLASRVQVRKGNGLSVLQANDSISEVVIAGMGGSLIARILEEGKEKLTGVVKIIAQPNVDARSVRLWMDLHRYQIVQEDIVKEGGHIYEIIVADFNEDVSVGQLDEKDLLIGPFLKHHRSEIFREKWQVEKEKREMALKQMTKATDIDKEKVEGFEREIAIIEEVLNNEG; via the coding sequence ATGGCAGAAAAACAGATTTCATTACGGCTTGAACGAATTGCATCCTTCTTACCATCCGCTACTTTTTTTGCGGATATAGGCTCAGATCATGCCTACCTTCCGCTATATGTTTGTCGGCAGGACGAGAAAGCAAGAGCGATAGCCGGTGAATTTAATGAAGGTCCATTTTTAAGTGCGAAACAGAATGTAAAAGAAGCCAACTTGGCGAGTCGAGTTCAGGTTCGTAAAGGGAATGGATTGTCCGTATTACAAGCTAATGATTCCATTTCAGAGGTTGTAATTGCCGGGATGGGCGGGAGTTTAATTGCACGGATTTTGGAAGAAGGAAAAGAAAAATTAACGGGTGTTGTGAAAATTATTGCTCAGCCTAACGTCGATGCAAGATCGGTACGACTGTGGATGGATCTTCACCGTTATCAGATTGTACAAGAGGATATCGTCAAAGAAGGCGGGCATATATATGAAATTATCGTTGCGGACTTCAATGAGGATGTATCCGTTGGACAGTTAGATGAAAAGGACTTACTGATTGGTCCATTTTTGAAACATCATAGATCGGAAATTTTTCGGGAGAAATGGCAGGTTGAAAAAGAAAAAAGAGAGATGGCCTTAAAACAAATGACGAAAGCAACGGATATTGATAAGGAGAAAGTGGAAGGTTTTGAAAGAGAGATAGCCATTATTGAGGAGGTACTAAACAATGAAGGCTAA
- the cccA gene encoding cytochrome c550, giving the protein MKKNPVIPYALIAVLGILAMIVVSIIGLNQEEEIANSGEQTEGEATASDPEAVFQNTCAGCHGADLSGGAGGAPNLQEVGSKYTQEEIQDIIMNGKGTGMPGGLVDAAQAEAIAAWLAEKK; this is encoded by the coding sequence ATGAAAAAGAACCCAGTTATTCCTTATGCTCTCATTGCGGTTTTGGGAATTCTAGCTATGATTGTTGTATCAATTATAGGATTGAATCAAGAAGAAGAAATTGCGAACAGTGGGGAGCAGACTGAAGGTGAAGCAACAGCAAGTGATCCAGAAGCTGTTTTCCAAAATACTTGTGCTGGCTGTCACGGAGCGGACCTTTCTGGTGGCGCTGGTGGTGCACCGAATTTACAAGAAGTAGGAAGTAAATACACACAAGAAGAAATTCAGGATATCATTATGAATGGTAAAGGTACTGGAATGCCTGGTGGACTAGTTGATGCAGCACAGGCAGAAGCAATAGCCGCATGGTTAGCTGAGAAAAAATAG
- the rpoD gene encoding RNA polymerase sigma factor RpoD, which produces MAQNKPSQPKENETELTLDQAKEQLLELGKKRGVLAYEEVAERLSNFELESDQMDEFYEHLNEQGVEVIGESEEDPSMQQLSKEEEFDLNDLSVPLGIKINDPVRMYLKEIGRVDLLSAAQEIELAKRIEDGEEEAKKRLAEANLRLVVSIAKRYVGRGMLFLDLIQEGNMGLIKAVEKFDYRKGYKFSTYATWWIRQAITRAIADQARTIRIPVHMVETINKLIRVQRQLLQDLGREPSPEEIGKEMELTPEKVREILKIAQEPVSLETPIGEEDDSHLGDFIEDQEATSPSDHAAYELLKEQLEDVLDTLTDREENVLRLRFGLDDGRTRTLEEVGKVFGVTRERIRQIEAKALRKLRHPSRSKRLKDFLE; this is translated from the coding sequence ATGGCACAAAACAAGCCATCACAGCCAAAAGAAAACGAAACAGAGCTAACCCTAGATCAAGCTAAGGAACAGTTGTTAGAGCTAGGTAAAAAGCGTGGAGTTCTTGCTTATGAAGAAGTAGCAGAGCGATTGTCAAACTTTGAATTGGAATCCGATCAAATGGATGAATTTTATGAGCACTTAAATGAACAAGGGGTGGAAGTGATTGGGGAATCTGAGGAAGACCCAAGCATGCAGCAGCTTTCTAAGGAGGAAGAATTCGACCTAAATGATTTAAGTGTTCCACTTGGTATTAAAATTAATGACCCAGTTCGTATGTACTTAAAAGAAATTGGAAGAGTAGACCTATTGTCTGCTGCTCAAGAAATTGAGCTTGCAAAACGTATTGAAGACGGTGAGGAAGAAGCGAAAAAACGACTTGCTGAAGCGAACCTTCGTTTAGTAGTTAGTATTGCAAAGCGCTATGTAGGTCGAGGAATGCTTTTCTTAGACTTGATTCAGGAAGGAAACATGGGTCTTATTAAGGCAGTTGAAAAATTTGATTACCGCAAGGGGTACAAGTTTAGTACGTATGCCACTTGGTGGATACGTCAAGCGATTACGAGAGCTATCGCAGATCAGGCAAGAACCATTCGTATTCCTGTACACATGGTAGAAACGATAAATAAACTGATCCGAGTACAAAGACAGCTGCTTCAGGATTTAGGTCGTGAGCCTAGCCCAGAAGAAATCGGAAAAGAAATGGAGTTAACACCTGAAAAGGTACGAGAAATCTTAAAGATAGCTCAAGAACCTGTTTCCTTAGAAACACCGATCGGTGAAGAAGATGATTCACATCTAGGTGATTTTATCGAAGACCAAGAAGCAACTTCCCCTTCTGACCATGCTGCTTATGAGTTGTTAAAGGAACAATTAGAAGATGTGTTAGATACTCTAACAGATCGGGAAGAAAATGTACTTCGTTTACGCTTTGGATTAGACGATGGACGTACACGAACACTTGAAGAAGTGGGTAAAGTGTTCGGAGTTACGAGAGAAAGAATTAGACAAATTGAAGCTAAGGCACTAAGAAAGCTACGACACCCAAGTCGAAGCAAACGTCTTAAAGATTTCCTTGAATAA
- the dnaG gene encoding DNA primase yields the protein MASQIPEELVEEIRKANDIVDVIGEYVQLKKQGRNYFGLCPFHGEKTPSFSVTQDKQIFHCFGCGKGGNVVTFLMEIEGFNFTQAIHFLADKSGHVLPKEMQTSSRQEQTQESQDVLSANEWLTKLYHHLLRHSKDGKEAYQYLVDRGFTDESIDTFQLGFAPNSKDFTAQFLEKKGFHPQQMVKAGLLSAKEDQQVTDRFRGRVMFPIRSHLGKTVAFGGRALNGQEPKYLNSPESELFRKGTMLYNFDLARPHIRREQEVILFEGYVDVISAYNAGIQNGVATLGTSITEAQAKLLRRYVDQIIICYDGDQAGLHASYKAARLLKQVGCVVKVAHLTNDLDPDEFIQTYGADRFRNEIIKASDTYPSFMMRYIKKDYNLKLEGDRIQYVEKVLDEIALIEKPIEREHYLKELANEFSLSMDTLSLEIESRLQKLGNKQDKGYQKRHTNTIKSKRDATGKLLPAYHNAEKQLLTYMMADESIARKVLEELGGNFNVEKHKVIVTYLYAFYEEGNAPNVSHFVEQLPDAELQSYVVELALMPTRPDISDREISDYIKIIRTEQSDHVLIKSLRDEQKLAEQQSDPLKAAEIAMKILEIQKQIRS from the coding sequence ATGGCTAGTCAAATACCAGAAGAATTAGTGGAAGAAATTCGGAAAGCTAATGATATCGTAGATGTGATTGGCGAGTACGTGCAATTAAAGAAACAAGGGAGAAACTATTTTGGTTTGTGCCCGTTTCATGGTGAGAAAACTCCTTCCTTTTCGGTAACCCAGGATAAGCAAATTTTTCATTGCTTTGGTTGTGGAAAAGGTGGAAATGTTGTCACTTTTTTAATGGAAATCGAAGGGTTTAACTTTACACAAGCTATCCACTTTTTAGCGGATAAAAGTGGTCATGTTTTGCCCAAAGAAATGCAAACTTCTTCTCGACAAGAGCAAACCCAGGAGAGTCAGGATGTTTTAAGCGCAAATGAGTGGCTTACGAAGCTATACCATCATTTACTGCGACATTCAAAGGATGGGAAAGAGGCCTACCAGTACTTGGTTGACCGTGGCTTCACGGATGAAAGTATCGATACATTTCAACTGGGGTTTGCACCGAATTCCAAGGACTTTACTGCTCAGTTTTTAGAGAAGAAAGGATTTCATCCGCAACAGATGGTGAAGGCAGGTCTGCTTTCTGCAAAAGAAGATCAACAGGTAACGGATCGTTTTCGGGGTAGAGTCATGTTCCCGATTCGAAGTCATTTAGGAAAGACAGTTGCCTTCGGTGGGCGTGCTTTAAATGGGCAAGAACCCAAATATTTAAACAGTCCTGAATCTGAACTTTTTCGGAAGGGGACGATGCTTTATAACTTTGATTTAGCCAGACCCCATATCCGTAGAGAGCAAGAGGTCATTCTCTTTGAAGGCTATGTTGATGTTATTTCTGCTTATAATGCTGGCATCCAAAATGGGGTTGCGACATTAGGAACTTCCATTACAGAAGCGCAAGCAAAGTTACTACGAAGATATGTGGATCAAATCATTATTTGTTACGACGGTGACCAGGCTGGTTTGCACGCCTCCTATAAAGCAGCAAGGCTTCTAAAACAAGTAGGTTGCGTTGTGAAAGTTGCCCATCTAACAAATGACCTGGATCCGGATGAATTCATTCAGACATATGGAGCAGATCGCTTCCGAAATGAGATTATAAAAGCAAGTGATACGTATCCTTCATTCATGATGAGGTATATAAAAAAAGATTATAATCTAAAATTAGAAGGAGATCGCATACAATATGTTGAAAAGGTACTTGATGAAATTGCTTTAATTGAAAAGCCCATTGAGAGAGAGCATTATTTAAAGGAATTAGCAAATGAGTTTTCCTTGTCCATGGACACTCTTTCCTTGGAAATAGAATCAAGACTTCAAAAGTTAGGTAACAAACAGGATAAGGGCTACCAAAAGCGCCATACTAATACAATAAAAAGCAAGCGAGATGCTACTGGTAAATTATTACCGGCTTATCATAATGCTGAGAAACAGCTTCTCACATATATGATGGCAGATGAATCCATCGCTAGGAAAGTATTAGAAGAATTAGGTGGCAATTTTAATGTAGAAAAACATAAAGTCATTGTAACTTACTTATATGCTTTTTATGAAGAAGGAAACGCTCCTAATGTAAGCCACTTTGTAGAGCAGCTACCTGATGCAGAGTTGCAAAGTTATGTAGTTGAACTAGCACTGATGCCAACTCGACCAGATATTAGTGATCGGGAAATCAGTGATTATATAAAAATCATTCGAACTGAGCAAAGCGATCATGTTTTAATAAAGTCGTTAAGAGATGAACAAAAGTTAGCAGAACAACAAAGCGACCCCTTAAAAGCAGCTGAAATCGCGATGAAAATCTTAGAAATTCAGAAGCAAATTCGAAGTTGA
- a CDS encoding pyruvate, water dikinase regulatory protein, with protein MSKPIVYVVSDSVGETAELVVKAALSQFNDQDEYDLRRVPYVEDVGIVKETIELAKQNQAIIGFTIVDPTIRNYLLTEAEKRRIECIDIMGPMIDAMERSFKQKPKLEAGLVHKLDEDYFKKVEAIEFAVRYDDGRDARGISKADIILIGISRTSKTPLSQYLAHKRLKVANVPIVPEVDPPAELFRVNPNKCVGLRISPEKLNDIRKERLKALGLGEAASYANMDRIHEELDYFDQIVGRIGCQVIDVSNKAVEETANVILNIRNRMYR; from the coding sequence TTGAGCAAACCAATCGTATATGTGGTGTCAGACTCGGTAGGGGAGACGGCAGAGTTGGTAGTGAAAGCAGCACTTAGTCAATTTAACGATCAGGATGAATATGATCTTAGGCGTGTTCCTTATGTAGAGGACGTTGGAATTGTAAAAGAAACGATAGAGCTCGCCAAGCAGAACCAAGCAATCATCGGATTTACAATCGTCGACCCAACAATTCGCAATTATTTGTTAACAGAAGCGGAGAAACGCCGAATAGAATGTATTGATATAATGGGGCCAATGATTGATGCAATGGAGCGCAGCTTTAAGCAAAAGCCCAAGTTAGAAGCTGGACTTGTTCATAAGCTTGACGAAGATTACTTTAAAAAAGTAGAAGCTATAGAATTTGCGGTGAGGTATGACGATGGTCGAGATGCGCGTGGTATCTCCAAAGCGGATATCATTTTAATCGGGATATCCCGAACATCCAAAACTCCTTTATCTCAATATTTAGCTCATAAGAGATTAAAAGTAGCGAATGTCCCAATTGTCCCTGAAGTGGATCCACCTGCCGAATTGTTTCGAGTAAATCCAAACAAATGTGTAGGATTAAGAATAAGCCCAGAAAAATTAAATGATATAAGAAAAGAAAGATTAAAAGCGTTAGGACTAGGGGAAGCGGCTAGTTATGCCAATATGGACCGAATCCATGAAGAACTAGACTATTTCGATCAAATAGTAGGAAGAATTGGTTGTCAAGTCATTGATGTATCCAATAAAGCAGTAGAAGAGACAGCTAATGTCATTCTAAACATTCGAAATAGGATGTACCGATAG
- a CDS encoding helix-turn-helix transcriptional regulator: MELSNRQEHILNIVKEKGPISGEQIATSLNLSRATLRPDLSILTMAGFLEAKPKVGYFYTRKKQSDLLEESLNRFLVRDYQSQPIVVRENESVYDAIGKMFLEDIGTLFVEDEKGHLAGVLSRKDLLRASIGSQDLNTIPVHIIMTRMPNLTVCTPESSILSAAQMMMEKQVDGLAVVEKRENGLKVIGRITKTNVIKAFVGIVKEE; this comes from the coding sequence ATGGAACTTTCAAATAGACAAGAACACATATTAAACATCGTTAAAGAAAAAGGACCTATCTCTGGAGAACAAATTGCTACATCTTTGAACTTATCGAGAGCTACTTTGCGACCAGATTTATCAATATTAACGATGGCTGGTTTTTTGGAAGCAAAGCCGAAGGTTGGCTATTTTTATACGAGAAAAAAACAATCTGATTTACTAGAAGAGAGCTTAAACAGGTTTTTAGTACGAGATTATCAGTCTCAACCAATAGTGGTCAGAGAAAATGAATCTGTTTATGATGCAATCGGGAAAATGTTCTTGGAAGACATCGGTACCTTATTTGTAGAAGATGAGAAAGGGCATCTAGCAGGTGTTCTTTCTCGAAAGGATTTACTACGTGCGAGCATTGGAAGTCAGGATTTAAACACAATTCCTGTGCATATTATTATGACTAGAATGCCAAACTTAACGGTTTGTACACCTGAAAGTTCTATTTTGTCGGCTGCTCAAATGATGATGGAAAAACAAGTAGATGGATTAGCAGTAGTCGAGAAAAGAGAGAATGGACTAAAGGTAATTGGCAGAATTACGAAAACAAATGTTATTAAAGCTTTTGTCGGGATTGTAAAGGAAGAATGA
- the glyS gene encoding glycine--tRNA ligase subunit beta — MTTNNVLFEIGLEELPSRFIPDAQQQLKEKTESWLKDLRLAYETVESYSTPRRLAVLIRGLEDKQADLEEEAKGPAKHIALDKDGNWSKAAQGFTRGQGKTVDDIYIKDVNGTEYIFINKYIEGKKSGELLPTFKEVILSINFPKNMRWADSTIRFARPIRWIVALQDERVVPFEIEGVSTSNISYGHRFLGGKFNITNPTDYQSLLKGQYVIANPNEREALIRKGINQLEAENNWTVPIDEDLLEEVTHLVEYPTVFSGQYNERFLHVPEEVLITSMKEHQRYFPVRSQADGTLKPVFVAVRNGDDQHLDTVARGNEKVLRARLSDAEFFYEEDKKLSIDACLEKLTKIVFQEKLGTISEKVTRVERITDEICQALKVGDEVRKHALRAAKISKFDLVTNMVNEFTELQGIMGEKYARLFGEEEAVAVAINEHYMPRSANGELPKTTVGAILSVADKLDTIIGCISVGIIPTGSQDPYALRRQAIGILQMMRKYQWSISVEDLLNKVVSLYEEWKIPTSTPEELQQNINEFFTLRASYLLKEEGVEQDIMDAVLTSGIGNVDFTIQKAKSLAEKRQDDAFKSTQEALVRVLNIAAKGSDDRIDEALLENDVEKELYICYQNIVDRYESSLDQHQAEEALTILGELTNPIHNFFDGTMVMTEDEALRRNRLSLMLQISFKIKKYADLTLIQWKQHG; from the coding sequence ATGACAACCAATAACGTTTTATTTGAAATAGGATTAGAGGAATTACCATCCAGATTTATCCCGGATGCCCAACAACAATTAAAAGAAAAGACAGAGAGTTGGCTAAAAGATTTACGACTCGCCTACGAAACAGTTGAGTCTTACTCCACACCTCGACGTCTAGCTGTGCTTATTCGTGGACTTGAAGATAAACAAGCGGATCTAGAAGAAGAAGCGAAGGGACCAGCCAAGCACATTGCTCTCGATAAAGATGGAAACTGGTCTAAGGCTGCACAAGGATTTACTCGTGGTCAAGGCAAAACAGTGGATGATATCTATATCAAAGATGTAAACGGAACGGAATATATATTCATAAACAAATATATCGAAGGAAAGAAATCAGGGGAGCTTTTGCCAACATTTAAAGAAGTTATTCTAAGTATTAACTTCCCTAAAAATATGAGATGGGCGGATTCTACTATTCGATTTGCAAGACCGATTCGCTGGATCGTAGCTCTTCAGGACGAACGAGTTGTACCGTTTGAAATTGAAGGAGTATCTACGTCAAACATTAGCTACGGTCATCGTTTCTTGGGCGGAAAATTTAACATTACCAACCCTACGGATTATCAATCTTTATTAAAAGGACAATATGTGATCGCGAACCCTAACGAAAGAGAAGCTCTCATTCGTAAAGGAATTAACCAATTAGAAGCAGAAAATAATTGGACGGTTCCAATCGATGAGGATCTATTGGAAGAAGTAACCCACCTTGTGGAATATCCAACCGTTTTTTCTGGCCAATATAATGAACGATTCTTACATGTGCCAGAGGAAGTCCTGATTACATCTATGAAGGAGCACCAACGTTATTTCCCAGTTCGTTCTCAAGCAGATGGGACTTTAAAACCTGTGTTTGTAGCGGTCAGAAATGGGGACGACCAGCACCTCGATACGGTTGCTAGAGGGAATGAAAAGGTGTTACGTGCCCGTTTGTCTGATGCAGAGTTTTTCTACGAGGAGGATAAAAAATTATCCATCGATGCTTGCTTAGAAAAACTTACAAAGATTGTTTTCCAAGAAAAATTAGGGACGATTTCCGAAAAGGTTACTCGCGTTGAACGCATAACAGACGAAATCTGTCAGGCATTAAAAGTTGGAGATGAGGTAAGAAAGCACGCTTTACGGGCGGCAAAAATTAGTAAGTTTGATCTGGTTACAAACATGGTGAATGAGTTTACCGAGTTACAAGGAATTATGGGAGAAAAGTACGCTAGACTGTTTGGAGAAGAAGAAGCGGTTGCAGTTGCTATCAATGAACACTACATGCCAAGAAGTGCAAATGGGGAGCTTCCGAAAACAACGGTAGGAGCAATATTAAGTGTAGCAGATAAGTTAGATACGATCATCGGCTGTATATCTGTGGGGATCATTCCGACAGGCTCTCAAGATCCCTATGCGTTAAGAAGGCAAGCAATCGGAATATTACAGATGATGCGTAAGTATCAATGGTCTATTTCTGTAGAGGATTTGTTAAATAAAGTTGTTTCCCTTTACGAAGAATGGAAGATTCCAACATCCACACCGGAAGAGCTGCAACAAAATATCAACGAATTTTTCACTTTACGAGCCTCTTACTTACTTAAAGAAGAAGGGGTGGAACAAGACATCATGGATGCCGTTTTAACGAGTGGAATTGGAAATGTCGACTTTACTATTCAAAAAGCGAAGTCACTTGCTGAGAAGCGACAAGATGATGCCTTTAAATCTACGCAAGAGGCATTGGTTCGAGTATTGAATATCGCGGCAAAAGGGTCTGATGATCGAATAGATGAAGCCCTTTTGGAAAATGATGTCGAGAAAGAGCTGTATATCTGCTATCAAAATATCGTAGATCGTTATGAGAGTTCGCTTGATCAACATCAGGCAGAAGAAGCTCTTACAATTCTTGGAGAACTAACAAATCCGATTCATAATTTCTTTGATGGAACGATGGTTATGACGGAGGATGAAGCTTTGAGACGTAATAGACTTTCGTTGATGCTTCAAATATCTTTTAAGATTAAAAAGTATGCGGATTTAACTCTTATTCAATGGAAACAACATGGGTAA
- the glyQ gene encoding glycine--tRNA ligase subunit alpha, giving the protein MNIQKMILTLQTHWSEQNCILMQAYDVEKGAGTMSPMTLLRSLGPEPWNVAYVEPSRRPADGRYGQNPNRLYQHHQFQVIMKPSPANIQDLYLESLEKLGIDPKQHDIRFVEDNWENPTLGAAGLGWEVWLDGMEITQFTYFQQIGGLEAKPVAVEITYGIERLASYIQDKENVFELDWTDGVTVGDIFYQPEYEHSKYTFEESDTDMLFELFSTYEKEAKQTMEKGLVFPAYDYVLKCSHTFNLLDAKGVISVTERTGYISRVRNLARAIAKLYVEERERLGFPMLKKEDAKHDNQ; this is encoded by the coding sequence ATGAACATTCAAAAAATGATTTTAACATTACAAACGCATTGGTCTGAGCAAAATTGCATCCTTATGCAGGCTTATGATGTCGAAAAGGGAGCAGGGACGATGTCTCCTATGACACTGCTTCGTAGTTTAGGACCTGAACCATGGAACGTCGCATATGTGGAACCATCTAGAAGGCCCGCAGATGGTCGTTATGGACAAAATCCGAACCGTTTATACCAGCACCATCAGTTTCAAGTCATTATGAAGCCATCTCCAGCAAATATTCAAGATTTATATTTGGAATCCCTTGAAAAGCTTGGAATTGATCCAAAGCAGCATGATATACGTTTTGTAGAGGATAACTGGGAAAATCCGACGCTTGGCGCGGCAGGTTTAGGCTGGGAAGTCTGGCTAGATGGGATGGAAATTACGCAATTCACTTATTTTCAACAAATCGGTGGATTAGAAGCTAAGCCGGTAGCTGTGGAAATTACGTACGGTATTGAGAGACTCGCTTCCTACATTCAGGATAAAGAAAATGTATTTGAACTCGATTGGACAGATGGAGTCACAGTTGGAGACATTTTTTATCAACCAGAGTATGAACACTCTAAATATACGTTTGAGGAATCCGACACGGATATGTTATTTGAGTTATTTTCCACGTATGAAAAAGAAGCGAAACAGACAATGGAAAAAGGGCTTGTATTTCCTGCTTATGACTACGTATTGAAGTGCTCGCATACCTTTAACCTTCTAGATGCAAAGGGTGTTATTTCTGTTACAGAACGTACTGGCTATATAAGTAGGGTACGGAACCTTGCAAGAGCGATTGCGAAGCTTTATGTCGAAGAGCGAGAAAGACTAGGGTTTCCGATGTTGAAGAAGGAGGATGCAAAACATGACAACCAATAA
- the recO gene encoding DNA repair protein RecO, with translation MFNKCEALILRTQDYGETHKIVTLFTKDIGKVGVIARGAKKPKSRMAAITQPFIHGEFLIQVGSGLGTMQQGEVIHSLRPIREDIIKTAYASYLAELTDKMVDQKQPDTYLYQQLMEILLAIGEGKDPVILTIIYEFKMFQKAGFAPTVHQCVNCGQTSDAYVFSVSEGGFLDSRCAHLDEHAIGIPPKLVKIIQLLSRVDVTRIGNISIKEENKRLLQRIMEAYYDQHGGYYLKSRKFLKQLDLLQ, from the coding sequence GTGTTTAATAAATGTGAAGCGCTCATATTGCGAACACAAGACTATGGGGAAACACACAAAATTGTGACTTTATTTACGAAGGATATAGGAAAAGTTGGGGTCATTGCTCGGGGAGCAAAGAAACCCAAAAGTAGAATGGCTGCTATTACGCAGCCTTTTATTCATGGAGAATTTTTGATACAAGTTGGCTCTGGATTAGGGACTATGCAACAAGGAGAAGTCATTCATTCTCTCCGTCCAATTCGAGAGGACATAATCAAAACAGCATACGCTTCTTATCTAGCTGAACTAACGGATAAAATGGTAGACCAAAAACAACCTGATACATATTTATATCAACAACTGATGGAAATTCTCTTAGCAATTGGAGAAGGTAAAGATCCCGTAATATTAACGATTATTTATGAGTTTAAAATGTTTCAAAAAGCAGGCTTTGCCCCTACTGTTCATCAGTGTGTGAATTGTGGTCAAACGAGTGATGCGTATGTGTTTTCTGTCTCAGAAGGGGGCTTTCTTGATTCAAGATGCGCCCACCTTGATGAACATGCAATTGGTATCCCGCCGAAGTTGGTGAAAATTATTCAACTTCTTTCAAGAGTAGATGTAACAAGAATAGGGAACATTTCGATTAAAGAAGAAAATAAACGGCTGCTTCAGCGGATTATGGAAGCATATTATGATCAACACGGCGGCTATTACTTAAAGTCTAGAAAATTTCTCAAACAACTTGATCTGTTACAATAA
- a CDS encoding YqzL family protein has translation MIDFSWKVFSQTGNIETYLLMKELETVYDEDAFFEASEKIAELDPNI, from the coding sequence GTGATCGACTTTTCATGGAAAGTCTTTAGTCAGACAGGAAACATTGAAACCTATTTACTTATGAAAGAATTAGAAACTGTCTATGACGAAGATGCATTTTTCGAAGCTTCCGAAAAGATTGCTGAATTAGATCCAAATATATGA